One window from the genome of Streptococcus halotolerans encodes:
- a CDS encoding branched-chain amino acid aminotransferase: MVVELDWENLGFSYHKLPYRYISHFKDGKWDDGELTEKATLSIPESSPAINYGQQAFEGLKAYRTKDGSIQLFRPDKNAERLQNTAKRLLMPQVPTDKFIEACKAVVKANHEYVPPYGTGGTLYLRPLIIGIGDVIGVYPAQEYIFTVFAMPVGAYFKGGLTPTNFIVSEDFDRAAPYGTGAAKVGGNYAASLLPGKKAKAAGFSDVIYLDPATHSKIEEVGAANFFGITADNEFVTPLSPSILPSITKYSLLELAETRLGMKTVEGDVPIDQLDRFVEAGACGTAAVISPIGGIQYQDKLHVFYSETEVGPVTRQLYDELVGIQFGDVEAPEGWIVKVDC; encoded by the coding sequence ATGGTTGTAGAATTAGATTGGGAAAACCTAGGATTTTCATATCACAAATTACCCTATCGTTATATTTCTCATTTTAAAGATGGAAAATGGGATGATGGTGAATTAACAGAAAAAGCAACATTGAGCATTCCAGAAAGTTCACCAGCTATCAACTATGGGCAACAAGCTTTTGAAGGGTTGAAAGCTTATCGCACTAAGGACGGTAGTATTCAATTGTTCCGCCCTGATAAAAATGCAGAACGTTTACAAAATACTGCAAAACGTCTATTGATGCCACAAGTACCTACTGATAAATTTATTGAGGCTTGTAAAGCCGTCGTGAAAGCAAATCATGAGTATGTTCCTCCTTATGGAACAGGAGGCACCCTTTATTTACGTCCATTGATCATCGGGATCGGTGATGTTATTGGTGTTTATCCTGCACAGGAGTATATTTTCACCGTGTTTGCAATGCCAGTAGGGGCCTACTTTAAAGGTGGACTTACACCAACGAATTTTATTGTATCCGAAGACTTTGACCGTGCTGCTCCTTATGGAACAGGAGCAGCTAAAGTTGGTGGTAATTATGCCGCTAGTCTCCTACCGGGTAAAAAAGCTAAGGCAGCAGGATTTTCTGACGTTATCTACCTTGACCCAGCCACACACTCAAAAATTGAAGAAGTTGGAGCTGCAAACTTTTTTGGTATTACAGCAGATAACGAATTTGTCACACCATTGAGTCCCTCTATTTTGCCATCCATCACAAAGTATTCATTACTAGAATTAGCTGAAACTCGTCTGGGAATGAAAACGGTTGAAGGAGACGTGCCCATTGATCAACTAGATCGATTTGTAGAAGCGGGGGCCTGTGGAACAGCTGCAGTCATATCTCCAATTGGCGGTATTCAGTATCAAGATAAACTACATGTCTTTTACAGTGAGACAGAAGTAGGTCCAGTAACTCGTCAATTATATGATGAGCTTGTTGGCATTCAGTTTGGCGATGTTGAAGCACCAGAAGGATGGATTGTCAAAGTTGATTGTTAA
- the parC gene encoding DNA topoisomerase IV subunit A, with protein MSNIQNMSLEDIMGERFGRYSKYIIQERALPDIRDGLKPVQRRILYSMNKDGNTFDKGFRKSAKSVGNIMGNYHPHGDSSIYDAMVRMSQDWKNREILVEMHGNNGSMDGDPPAAMRYTEARLSEIAGHLLRDIEKKTVPWAWNFDDTEKEPTVLPAAFPNLLVNGATGISAGYATDIPPHNLAEVIDAVVYMIDHPSAKLDKLLELLPGPDFPTGAIIQGKDEIRKAYETGKGRVVVRSRTEIETLRGGKEQIIVTEIPYEINKAVLVKKIDDVRVNNKVPGISEVRDESDREGLRIAIELKKDADTKTILNYLFKYTDLQVNYNFNMVAIDNYTPKQVGLQKILASYIAHRRDVIIARSKFDKEKAEKRLHIVEGLIRVLSILDEVIALIRASENKADAKENLKVSYDFSEEQAEAIVTLQLYRLTNTDIVTLQNEETELRELIATLTAIIGDERTMYNVMKRELREIKKQFGNPRRSDLEAEAATIEIDTASLIVEEETFVSVTRGGYIKRTSPRSFNASTVDELGKRDDDHLIFYAQAKTTQHLLIFTNKGNAIYRPVHELTDIRWKDIGEHLSQTITNINNDEEVLHAEILDHFDSGIYMAATQEGQIKRFERKELSPWRTYRTKSVKFAKLKSDTDKVVTVTPINLADIMVVTHKGYALHFNAEEVPVVGPKAAGVKAINLKNDDYVQSVFLTNASSFYLLTQRGSLKRMKISDIPLSKRAGRGLQVLRELKSKPHRVFQAGPIHAIEETLGNEIDLFSTPAESEQVLLEIVSNTGETKEIDLGSLSLSERTSNGSFISDSISEQGVFFARTI; from the coding sequence ATGTCTAACATTCAAAATATGTCCCTCGAGGACATCATGGGAGAGCGCTTTGGTCGTTACTCCAAATACATTATTCAAGAAAGAGCATTGCCAGATATTCGTGATGGTTTAAAACCTGTACAGCGTCGTATTCTTTATTCTATGAATAAGGATGGCAATACTTTTGATAAGGGTTTTCGTAAATCAGCCAAGTCTGTCGGGAATATCATGGGGAACTATCACCCTCACGGAGATAGTTCCATTTATGATGCCATGGTACGCATGTCGCAGGATTGGAAAAATCGTGAAATCCTTGTGGAGATGCACGGTAACAATGGTTCTATGGATGGCGATCCACCAGCTGCCATGCGTTATACGGAGGCCAGATTATCTGAGATTGCTGGTCATCTTTTACGCGATATTGAGAAAAAAACAGTCCCTTGGGCTTGGAACTTTGATGATACTGAAAAAGAGCCGACTGTTTTACCAGCTGCTTTCCCTAACCTTTTAGTCAATGGTGCCACAGGAATTTCAGCCGGCTATGCCACGGATATTCCACCTCATAATTTAGCAGAAGTGATTGATGCGGTCGTTTATATGATTGACCATCCGTCTGCTAAGTTAGATAAATTGCTGGAATTGTTACCTGGACCAGATTTTCCAACGGGGGCAATTATTCAAGGAAAAGATGAGATTCGCAAGGCTTACGAGACAGGAAAAGGACGAGTTGTGGTTCGTTCTCGTACGGAAATCGAAACGCTTCGCGGTGGCAAAGAACAAATCATTGTCACTGAAATTCCTTATGAAATCAACAAGGCTGTTCTTGTCAAGAAAATCGATGATGTTCGTGTTAATAACAAAGTTCCCGGTATTTCCGAGGTTCGCGATGAGTCAGACCGCGAAGGGTTGCGTATTGCTATCGAACTCAAGAAAGATGCAGATACCAAAACCATCTTAAATTACCTCTTTAAATACACAGACTTGCAAGTCAATTATAACTTCAATATGGTGGCGATTGACAATTATACCCCTAAGCAAGTAGGTCTTCAAAAAATCTTAGCCAGCTATATCGCCCACCGTCGAGACGTTATCATTGCTCGTTCAAAATTTGACAAAGAAAAAGCTGAAAAACGCCTTCACATTGTGGAAGGGCTGATTCGTGTATTGTCTATTTTAGATGAAGTGATTGCTCTTATTCGTGCTTCTGAGAATAAAGCTGATGCTAAAGAAAATCTAAAAGTTTCTTATGATTTTTCAGAAGAGCAGGCAGAAGCTATCGTCACTCTACAACTTTATCGCTTGACCAATACTGATATTGTGACCTTGCAGAATGAGGAAACAGAATTACGTGAACTTATTGCGACTTTGACGGCAATCATTGGTGACGAACGAACCATGTACAATGTCATGAAACGTGAACTTCGTGAGATTAAAAAACAGTTTGGTAATCCTCGTCGTTCTGATTTAGAAGCAGAAGCTGCAACCATTGAAATCGATACAGCAAGTCTTATCGTTGAGGAAGAGACTTTTGTCAGTGTTACTCGTGGCGGTTACATCAAACGGACTAGTCCGCGCTCATTCAATGCTTCAACAGTTGATGAACTTGGTAAACGAGATGATGATCATTTGATTTTCTATGCACAGGCTAAGACAACGCAGCATTTATTGATTTTTACCAATAAGGGAAATGCTATCTATCGACCGGTTCATGAATTAACAGATATTCGTTGGAAAGATATTGGAGAACACCTTTCCCAAACGATCACCAATATCAACAATGATGAAGAAGTGCTTCATGCGGAAATTCTCGATCATTTTGACTCAGGAATTTATATGGCTGCTACTCAAGAAGGTCAAATCAAACGTTTTGAGCGTAAGGAATTATCACCTTGGCGTACTTATCGAACAAAATCTGTGAAATTCGCTAAACTTAAAAGTGATACTGACAAAGTGGTGACCGTTACCCCTATCAATCTCGCAGATATTATGGTAGTAACGCATAAAGGGTATGCTCTGCATTTCAATGCAGAAGAAGTTCCAGTAGTTGGACCAAAAGCTGCTGGGGTTAAAGCTATCAATCTCAAAAATGATGACTATGTTCAAAGTGTTTTTTTAACAAATGCTTCAAGTTTTTATCTGTTAACTCAAAGAGGAAGTCTCAAACGGATGAAAATCTCAGATATTCCTTTGAGCAAACGAGCTGGACGTGGGTTACAAGTCCTTCGCGAATTAAAATCCAAACCACACCGTGTCTTTCAGGCAGGGCCAATTCATGCTATTGAAGAAACTTTAGGGAATGAAATCGATCTCTTCTCAACGCCTGCTGAAAGCGAGCAAGTTTTGTTAGAAATCGTATCCAATACAGGAGAGACGAAAGAAATTGATTTAGGTTCCTTAAGCCTTTCCGAAAGAACAAGTAACGGCTCCTTTATTTCAGACAGTATCTCAGAGCAAGGTGTGTTTTTTGCCAGAACTATCTAA